The window ACCCAGAGGTTTGGAAAAAAACAATCTTCATTTTAACTTATGATGAAAATGATGGTTATTTTGATCACCAGCCGCCATTTGTTGTACCAACTCCTAACGATCCTTCAACCGGAAAAGTATCAGAAGGCATAAACTATGCAACTGATTTTGAAGCCAGAAAGGGAAGTCCCATTGGTTTGGGGTACCGCGTTCCATTGGTGGTAGCTTCGCCGTGGAGCAAAGGCGGCTTTGTAAATTCGCAGGTTTTCGATCATACCTCGTCGATAATGTTTATGGAAAAATGGCTGGCCAAAAAAACAGGTAAGGCTATAAAAAGCGAGAACATTAGCGATTGGCGCAGAAACATCTGTGGCGATTTAACTTCGGTATTCAGACAATATAACGGCGAAGCAATCTATTCGCCTGATCCTTTAAAAAGGGAGGCTGTAGTAACCAGCATCGGTAATGCCAGAAATAAGCCTGCACAGGTTGGACCAACAGCATTGAATAAAACTGAAGTAGCTAAAATCAATAAATTTGAGTCCTTTTCACGTGAAACATCGAGCCATGCACCACGTCAGGAAAGTGGGGCTAAGCCCGCTTGCGCATTGCCTTACCATTTAATGGTTGATGCAGCGCTAAATAATAACACCTTAGAATTAACTTTTCAATCGGCAAAAACTTTGTTCGGCAATGCTACCGAAACTGTTGGTGCCCCCTTTAACATGAATACCATTGCCAAATTTAAAGGGGTTGCAGGTAAAACCTGGGCCTACGCAGTAAAAGCTGGCAATGTTTTAAAAGACAGCATTGATATCGCTGATTTCGATAACGAAATTTACGATTTGGCTATAAGTGGTCCCAATGGTTTTTACAGGAGCTTTGCTGGTAGCAAGAAGAATCCCGCCATTGCAATAAAGGTAAATCCCGAACAAAATGGCCTGGTAACTAAAAAGCTGAGCGGTAACCTGGTAATTTCTATAGAAAACAAAAGCACTACTGCAATCACCGTTCAAATTACCGATAATAAATACAAATCGGCACCTAAAACTTTAACAATTAAGCCCAAAACTAGCAGTAATGTAGTTTTAAATCAGGCAAAAAGTGCAAATTGGTACGATTACAGCGTTACACAGGCAGGTAATCCGGTGTTTAAACATCGTTATGCCGGAAAAATAGAAACCGGAGAAATTACCCAAACAGATCCTTACATGGGTAACGTATAAAATATCCCCAAAAAGGGGGATCGCTTTTGAAAGAAATTATGCTTATTTTGTATTACATGTACAGTAAACTGTCTATAATCAAGGTAAATTTCATAATTTCTTTCATTTTGCTTTTTAGCTTAAAGCTATCTGCCCAAAGCTATAACTTTACAAATTACAGTCTAAAAGATGGTCTGCCGCAATCGCAGGTGATGGTAATTTATCAGGCAAAAGATAGAACGCTTTGGCTTGGAACTTTTGGTGGCGTAAGTAATTTTGATGGCAAAGAATTTACCTCTTACAGCAAGGCAGAAGGGCTGGGCTCTAATTCAGTAAACAGCATCGTTGAGGATAATCAGGGACAGATGCTTTTTGGTACCGAGAGAGGTATCAATATCTTAAAAAAAGGTAAAATAAGCACTTTATACTCAGGGCAGGTAGTTACCCATTTACTTAAAGATAAAAAAGGAGTAATTTGGGGATTAACCGAGCACCAGCTTTTTAAGATCGAGAAAGGAAGGCTTGTCTTTTATCCGTTCAAAAACCGAAAGGTAAGCACCATAAAAGCAGATCGGCATGGCGATTTATATGCTTTAGTCTCAGGAGATGGCATTTATAAACTCAATGGCGACAAATGGGCTATTAACCAGGCATTGCCATACGAGATGAAGACCTTTGCCATCAGAGAAATCCTTTTTGATAAAAAGATTGATAACAAAATCTATTTGCTAACCTATCAAAAGGGTGTTTACGTACTCGAAAACGGTACGGCCAGACTCTTTTTTCAAAATCCAGATATAGATACTTACTATTCTTTGGAGCAAGATAACAAGGGCAATATGTGGGTTGGTAGTGAGAGAGGAGCTTACCTGATTGGTAAGGATGGTATTATTATTAAATTTAACGGCGAAAACGGCTTAAGCGATAACCAGGTTGATAAAATTTTCAACGATGCAGAAAATAACATCTGGATATCGTGCTTCAGTGATGGGATTTATAAATATGAAGGTGATGCTTTTATTCGCTACAATAAATTTAAGGGGGAGAATGTTGCTTACCCAATAAGTGGCATTGCAGCGGATAAAAACGACCGTTTATGGATTGGAACTTATAACAGGGGCATTTTTAAGTATGACGGAAACCGGGTAGAGCAGATCAATTTGCCTGATTTTATGGGCAAAAAGATATACTTCGTTTATGCTGATAAAGCCAAAAACGTATGGATTTCTGTATACAATAACGGTGTTTGGAAATATAACGGAAAGCAGTTCCTCCAAATATTAAAACCCGATCGTTTTGACAATAGCTCTATTGTTGAAGATCTGGAAGGTGGAATATGGATTAACGGCCCCATGACATCAACCTATTTAAAAGATGGCAAAACGCAGAAAATAACTGGTTTTGATGGATATTCTTCGTGCATTTATCCGCTAAGCAAGGATAGCATATTGCTGGGTACATCGAAAGGGCTTACACTAATCAGAAATAAAAAGGTAGATCCTTCCTTTAAAATTAAGCAGCTTGATAATGTATATGTCCTAAGTATAATTAAGCATGGCGATAATTTAATTTTTGCTACACTTGGCGATGGTATTATAACCTGGAATGTTAAAACAAAAGCGATTAAGCGTTATGTGGTGGCCAACGGCTTAAACTCGAACGACATTTACAGCCTGGCCGTTGATAACCGGAATAAACTTTGGGTGGGAACCGGACGGGGGATTAACAAGCTCACTTTTAACAAAGCCGAAAATGGTTATACGGTTTTTAGAGATCATCCGCTTATTGTAGAATGTAACCAAAATGCCATTCTACATTACAAAAACAGCATATTAGTTGGTACCATTACTGGCCTTGTGCGGTGCAAAGTGCTTGCATCTGCTGAAGAGAAAAAGAATCCCTTTATCCATATTCAGCAGGTAGGCATTTATCATAAAAACGATCGTTCGAAAGATCTTTCTGTTGACCTGAACGGCCAGGGGGATAAATTTTACAAGCTCAACTATAGTCAGAACCACATTTCAATTAGTTTTAAAGGTGTTTACCTTACCAGCCCCGAAAGTGTGCTTTACCGGTATAAGCTAGTTGGTGCCGATAACGATTTTAGCAAGCCGGTACCCAATACCGAAATTGAATATTCGGCCATCAGGCCAGGAAGTTATACTTTTCAGGTATATGCCATTGCAAACGGGCAAAAGTCGAATATAGAGCAATTCAGTTTCACCATTGTGCCGCCATTTTACGATACCATTTGGTTTAAGGTGATTGCATTTTTGGTAATGATATTTTTAATCTGGTTAATTTTTTACCTGATTTTTAAAACCCGTGAGCGCAAAAAGTTTCAACTCGAAAAGCTGAAGTTAAAAGAACAGGAAAAAATAAGAAAGCAAACTGCCGAAGATTTTCACGATGATATTGGCAATAAGCTTACGCGGATTAATGTTTTGTCGGAGATTTTGGACAAAAAAGTAGATGGCGCACAAAAGGAGCAGAAAGAGCTGATAAAAATGATTAGGGAAAATGCAGGTTTGCTTTATACCGGAACAAAGGATATTCTTTGGGCTTTAGATCCGCACAGCGATAACCTGTTCGAAATATTGGTGCATATTAAAAATTTCGGGATAGATCTTTTCCAAAATACTGGTGTAGAATTTAAAATGGAAGGGGTATTAAGCGAATATCAGAAACTGCATTTATCGATGGAGTTTAACCGTAACCTGACTCTTATTTTTAAAGAGATGCTTAATAATGTGTTAAAACATGCTAATGCAAGCCAGGTGTTGATCATGGTAATAGAAACAAATCATAACACGATTAATATCTTAACTACCGATGATGGCGATGGCTTTGATCTCGCATCGGTAGAAAGGGGAAGGGGCCTAAATAATATCCAAACACGCTGTAAACGCATTAAATCTACCTTCGAGATATCATCAATTAAAGGAAAAGGTACTACAACAACAATTTCTACACGAATTCCTGTCACAAAATGAAATAAAAGGCATCTAATCATAAAAACCATCCAAAATGAGCCAAAATTTACGAATCGTTTTAATTGAAGATGACGACATTATAAGAATGGGTTACGAATCTTTATTAACCGATGTGCCTGAATTTTCTGTTGTAAATTCTTACGCCTCTTACGATTTAGCC is drawn from Pedobacter sp. HDW13 and contains these coding sequences:
- a CDS encoding two-component regulator propeller domain-containing protein, with the protein product MLFSLKLSAQSYNFTNYSLKDGLPQSQVMVIYQAKDRTLWLGTFGGVSNFDGKEFTSYSKAEGLGSNSVNSIVEDNQGQMLFGTERGINILKKGKISTLYSGQVVTHLLKDKKGVIWGLTEHQLFKIEKGRLVFYPFKNRKVSTIKADRHGDLYALVSGDGIYKLNGDKWAINQALPYEMKTFAIREILFDKKIDNKIYLLTYQKGVYVLENGTARLFFQNPDIDTYYSLEQDNKGNMWVGSERGAYLIGKDGIIIKFNGENGLSDNQVDKIFNDAENNIWISCFSDGIYKYEGDAFIRYNKFKGENVAYPISGIAADKNDRLWIGTYNRGIFKYDGNRVEQINLPDFMGKKIYFVYADKAKNVWISVYNNGVWKYNGKQFLQILKPDRFDNSSIVEDLEGGIWINGPMTSTYLKDGKTQKITGFDGYSSCIYPLSKDSILLGTSKGLTLIRNKKVDPSFKIKQLDNVYVLSIIKHGDNLIFATLGDGIITWNVKTKAIKRYVVANGLNSNDIYSLAVDNRNKLWVGTGRGINKLTFNKAENGYTVFRDHPLIVECNQNAILHYKNSILVGTITGLVRCKVLASAEEKKNPFIHIQQVGIYHKNDRSKDLSVDLNGQGDKFYKLNYSQNHISISFKGVYLTSPESVLYRYKLVGADNDFSKPVPNTEIEYSAIRPGSYTFQVYAIANGQKSNIEQFSFTIVPPFYDTIWFKVIAFLVMIFLIWLIFYLIFKTRERKKFQLEKLKLKEQEKIRKQTAEDFHDDIGNKLTRINVLSEILDKKVDGAQKEQKELIKMIRENAGLLYTGTKDILWALDPHSDNLFEILVHIKNFGIDLFQNTGVEFKMEGVLSEYQKLHLSMEFNRNLTLIFKEMLNNVLKHANASQVLIMVIETNHNTINILTTDDGDGFDLASVERGRGLNNIQTRCKRIKSTFEISSIKGKGTTTTISTRIPVTK
- a CDS encoding phosphocholine-specific phospholipase C → MDSRREFLKKAALFAGATGTANTLPSSVLKAMAINPEPGTTFYDAEHIVFLMQENRSFDHMFGKMKGVRGFNDPHPHIQPDGNKVWLQKDGQGYTYAPFHVDINKTKITWQGGLPHSWNDQVAARNGGRYDKWLPVKTPMTLAYYDRNDIPFYYAMADAFTICDQHFCSSLTGTTPNRLFFFTGTVRGEKSANRVAVVNNDQAESQNNVFVDWPTFQETLEDNGIDWRIYQNELWTSKLPEGEIDDWLGNYGDNPVEYISRHNVKLSAYFRKNGDNTVKPPLTAKEVQEKYDKLSQKEKNLVDKAFTTNISQKDYLELEPFTFKNDQGQSETINIPKGDIFHEFRKDVDTGKLPAVSWLVAPQRFSDHTSSPLYGTWYVSEALDILTKNPEVWKKTIFILTYDENDGYFDHQPPFVVPTPNDPSTGKVSEGINYATDFEARKGSPIGLGYRVPLVVASPWSKGGFVNSQVFDHTSSIMFMEKWLAKKTGKAIKSENISDWRRNICGDLTSVFRQYNGEAIYSPDPLKREAVVTSIGNARNKPAQVGPTALNKTEVAKINKFESFSRETSSHAPRQESGAKPACALPYHLMVDAALNNNTLELTFQSAKTLFGNATETVGAPFNMNTIAKFKGVAGKTWAYAVKAGNVLKDSIDIADFDNEIYDLAISGPNGFYRSFAGSKKNPAIAIKVNPEQNGLVTKKLSGNLVISIENKSTTAITVQITDNKYKSAPKTLTIKPKTSSNVVLNQAKSANWYDYSVTQAGNPVFKHRYAGKIETGEITQTDPYMGNV